A genomic stretch from Candidatus Omnitrophota bacterium includes:
- a CDS encoding DEAD/DEAH box helicase, with amino-acid sequence MKDETANKGVVPQVPDQEGAGFYGLGIAPKILGILEHIKFKVPTPIQVKAIPMAIQGKDVIGVAQTGTGKTHSFAIPMVQRLVQVKGVGLVIAPTRELALQIDESFQALVRAFGMRTACLIGGAPMDPQVQALRKGPRVVIATPGRLIDHMGQWNFIPEEVVMLVLDEADRMLDMGFAPQIEKILRHLPRQRQTMLFSATIPKEIMAMAAKHMKLPVSVEIAPSGTTADRVTQEIFIVKKEAKTRLLGKLLAQYKGAVLLFSRTKHNAAKIRRSIQEMGYRAAEIHSNRSLNQRREALEGFKSGKYRVLVATDIAARGIDVSGIELVINYDLPDEPENYVHRIGRTARAGHKGHAISFATPDQARDVRDIEKVIRTTLPISKHPDISAEQFVQSSHKPSGQRPGRGNFYKGKHPGNRHKFHRF; translated from the coding sequence ATGAAAGACGAGACAGCAAATAAGGGCGTTGTGCCGCAAGTCCCTGATCAAGAGGGGGCGGGTTTCTACGGATTGGGTATCGCTCCGAAGATACTCGGTATCCTTGAGCACATAAAGTTTAAGGTGCCTACCCCCATTCAGGTAAAGGCCATACCTATGGCGATCCAGGGCAAGGATGTTATCGGTGTTGCCCAGACCGGCACCGGTAAGACGCATTCGTTCGCCATACCTATGGTGCAGCGCCTTGTCCAGGTAAAAGGTGTGGGCCTGGTGATCGCGCCCACGCGCGAGCTGGCGCTTCAGATCGATGAGTCATTTCAGGCGCTGGTGCGCGCCTTCGGTATGAGGACGGCCTGCCTTATAGGCGGGGCGCCGATGGACCCTCAGGTGCAGGCGCTTCGCAAGGGGCCCCGCGTGGTGATCGCCACTCCGGGACGGCTTATTGACCATATGGGCCAGTGGAATTTTATCCCGGAAGAGGTAGTGATGCTTGTGCTTGACGAGGCAGACCGTATGCTGGATATGGGCTTTGCCCCGCAGATCGAAAAGATCCTGCGCCACCTGCCCAGGCAGAGACAGACAATGCTGTTTTCCGCGACTATCCCCAAGGAGATCATGGCGATGGCCGCTAAACATATGAAGCTGCCCGTTTCCGTGGAGATCGCGCCTTCAGGCACTACCGCCGATCGGGTTACCCAGGAGATATTCATCGTTAAGAAAGAGGCCAAGACGCGGCTCCTCGGCAAGCTGCTGGCGCAGTACAAGGGCGCCGTGCTTCTATTTTCCCGCACCAAGCACAACGCCGCGAAGATCAGGCGCTCCATACAGGAGATGGGTTACAGGGCGGCGGAGATCCATTCCAACCGTTCATTAAATCAGCGCCGCGAGGCGCTTGAGGGCTTCAAGTCGGGCAAATACAGGGTGCTTGTCGCCACTGATATCGCCGCCAGGGGTATTGACGTCAGCGGCATTGAACTTGTCATAAATTACGACCTTCCTGATGAGCCGGAAAATTATGTGCACCGCATCGGGCGCACGGCAAGGGCGGGGCATAAGGGCCACGCGATCTCTTTTGCCACGCCCGATCAGGCGCGCGATGTGCGCGATATTGAGAAGGTCATCCGCACTACCTTGCCGATATCGAAACATCCGGATATCTCGGCTGAGCAGTTTGTCCAGTCCTCGCATAAACCTTCGGGGCAGCGCCCCGGCCGCGGCAATTTCTATAAAGGAAAGCACCCAGGTAACCGCCACAAGTTCCATCGTTTTTAA
- a CDS encoding 4Fe-4S binding protein — translation MKKSQLIMVWLLPLIVIGGLFFPLLGYLVVAMMAFLVVMAFFRGRYWCWNLCPRGAFLDIVISKASLKRPVPGVFAKEWFRWLVFALFMAFLTWRILSAGGNIIAVGAVFVSMCLITTVISMVLGVATRHRSWCAICPMGTLQGRIAKKGK, via the coding sequence TTGAAGAAAAGCCAACTGATCATGGTGTGGCTGCTACCGCTTATCGTGATAGGCGGGTTATTTTTCCCGCTGCTTGGATATCTGGTAGTGGCGATGATGGCGTTTCTTGTTGTCATGGCATTTTTCCGAGGCAGATATTGGTGCTGGAACCTCTGCCCGAGGGGCGCGTTTCTGGACATCGTTATATCTAAAGCGAGTTTAAAGCGGCCTGTGCCGGGGGTTTTCGCGAAGGAGTGGTTCCGTTGGCTGGTATTCGCCCTGTTCATGGCGTTTTTGACCTGGCGTATCCTTAGCGCGGGCGGGAATATTATCGCGGTAGGCGCGGTCTTTGTGTCAATGTGCCTGATCACAACGGTTATTTCAATGGTCCTTGGCGTGGCCACAAGGCACAGGAGTTGGTGCGCTATCTGTCCCATGGGCACGCTCCAGGGCAGGATAGCGAAAAAAGGCAAATGA
- a CDS encoding bifunctional methionine sulfoxide reductase B/A protein — MKGYWRLLLVLFAVTFLSGGEMKSPKDKDKKIPVFNALTGKVEEVEKVYKSDEEWKRILTPQQYEVARRRGTEQPFSGTCPVPPKGESGIYQCVGCGTDLFKFDAKYESGTGWPSFWEPVSELNIRLEPDESLGMRRTEALCARCDSHLGHVFDDGPPPTGKRYCINSLALKLAPVKAQDKETAVFAAGCFWGPDEVFRTTPGVISTRAGYTGGRTKDPAYEDVSTGRTGHAESVEVEFDPRKVSYERLLDIFWSMHDPTTPNRQGPDIGTQYRSVIFYRGPRQKLAAEKSKEKLEKSGKYKDPIATEIVAAGEFYPAEEYHQKYFQKRGMKPVCHIPAK; from the coding sequence ATGAAAGGGTACTGGAGGTTGTTGCTGGTCTTATTCGCGGTCACCTTCTTATCAGGAGGAGAAATGAAGAGCCCCAAGGATAAGGACAAAAAGATCCCTGTTTTTAATGCTTTGACAGGCAAGGTTGAGGAGGTAGAGAAGGTATATAAGAGCGATGAGGAGTGGAAAAGGATACTTACCCCTCAACAGTATGAGGTGGCCAGGCGCAGGGGCACGGAACAGCCCTTCAGCGGGACCTGCCCCGTACCGCCGAAAGGGGAAAGCGGCATCTACCAATGCGTCGGCTGCGGGACAGACCTGTTCAAGTTTGACGCTAAATATGAGTCCGGCACCGGCTGGCCGAGTTTCTGGGAGCCGGTTTCGGAGTTGAATATACGCCTTGAACCCGACGAGAGTTTAGGCATGCGGCGCACAGAGGCCCTTTGCGCGCGCTGTGACTCGCACCTGGGGCATGTTTTTGACGACGGGCCTCCTCCCACGGGCAAGCGTTACTGCATTAATTCCCTGGCGTTGAAGCTGGCGCCTGTCAAGGCGCAGGATAAGGAAACAGCCGTATTTGCCGCCGGATGCTTCTGGGGCCCGGATGAGGTTTTCCGCACCACGCCCGGAGTGATATCTACGAGGGCCGGTTATACGGGAGGCAGGACAAAAGACCCGGCCTATGAAGATGTGTCTACCGGCCGCACCGGCCACGCCGAATCTGTAGAGGTGGAATTTGATCCGCGGAAGGTCTCTTATGAGCGGCTGCTGGATATATTCTGGTCTATGCATGATCCGACCACGCCCAACAGGCAGGGCCCGGATATCGGCACCCAGTATCGCTCGGTGATCTTCTACCGCGGCCCGCGGCAGAAACTGGCGGCTGAAAAGTCAAAAGAGAAATTGGAGAAGTCGGGTAAATACAAAGATCCGATAGCCACGGAGATCGTTGCCGCCGGAGAATTCTATCCGGCTGAGGAATATCATCAGAAATATTTCCAGAAACGCGGCATGAAGCCGGTTTGCCATATCCCCGCGAAATAG
- a CDS encoding radical SAM protein, translating to MKYKHALFLNPYIEGSATTAMKMFPPTGLEYVATSARDLVDKVTLLDLRYENGLSEPGRLMDFINREIDIVCVGIGWDRQIKEIFGLLNRMPADIPLVVGGYTATEKVEEIFANCPGVDIVVRGEGEETIREIFKDAPLDNIAGVSYRANGRIVHNKNRTLPDIEDIPSPDRALRRNQYRLTLNGVDIAGLTFDTVLSSRGCPYNCKFCTFTLNPLGQKRAYSARSAESVVNEIEGISANVILFSDENLCVDAKRVEDICDLIIARKIRKRFAAQVRIDIAKYPSLLEKMVKAGFKALLIGIESPHDWILAQLDKGFDSDAIRRAFVVLRKYPIFYHGYFIYGNIGETEEEMLGISKFAKEIGIDSITFLKLRIERFSPLRAIAEKAPGYHVTERGELYSDTYSHAALKKIGRRIKFSFYTPSRFLKMLKRCFEIRFFTFREIASLLLVLPLVLKNVIARELQKGRFLDSLRRTFIHNAK from the coding sequence ATGAAATATAAACACGCTTTATTCCTGAATCCATATATCGAAGGCTCCGCTACGACAGCCATGAAGATGTTCCCTCCCACGGGCCTTGAATATGTCGCTACCAGCGCCAGGGATCTTGTTGATAAGGTGACCCTGCTGGATTTAAGGTATGAGAACGGCCTGTCTGAGCCCGGCAGGCTGATGGATTTTATAAACAGGGAAATAGATATTGTATGCGTTGGTATCGGATGGGACCGCCAGATCAAAGAGATCTTCGGCCTTTTGAACCGGATGCCGGCGGATATACCCCTGGTAGTAGGCGGGTATACGGCGACGGAAAAGGTTGAGGAGATATTCGCGAATTGCCCCGGGGTAGATATTGTCGTCAGGGGAGAGGGTGAAGAGACCATACGGGAGATATTTAAAGACGCGCCCCTTGATAATATCGCGGGCGTTTCCTACAGGGCCAACGGCAGGATAGTCCATAATAAAAACAGGACGCTGCCGGATATAGAGGACATACCTTCGCCGGACCGCGCCTTGAGGCGTAATCAATATCGCCTGACCTTGAACGGCGTTGATATAGCGGGATTGACCTTTGACACGGTCTTGAGTTCCAGGGGCTGTCCCTATAATTGTAAATTCTGCACGTTTACGTTAAACCCCCTGGGCCAGAAGAGGGCCTACTCGGCGCGCAGCGCGGAGTCGGTTGTCAACGAGATAGAAGGCATAAGCGCGAATGTGATACTCTTCAGCGATGAGAATCTCTGCGTTGACGCCAAAAGGGTGGAAGATATCTGCGACCTGATAATAGCCCGCAAGATCAGAAAACGCTTCGCGGCCCAGGTCCGCATTGATATAGCCAAATACCCTTCCTTATTGGAAAAGATGGTTAAGGCGGGGTTTAAGGCGCTTTTGATAGGGATAGAGTCGCCGCATGACTGGATATTGGCCCAGCTGGATAAAGGGTTTGACTCCGACGCCATAAGGAGGGCGTTTGTCGTGCTGAGAAAATACCCTATCTTCTATCACGGGTATTTCATTTATGGCAACATAGGCGAGACCGAAGAGGAGATGCTTGGCATATCAAAGTTCGCCAAGGAGATAGGGATCGACTCTATTACCTTCTTGAAATTGAGGATAGAGAGGTTCTCTCCGCTCAGGGCGATCGCGGAGAAGGCGCCCGGTTATCACGTTACCGAGAGGGGCGAATTATATTCCGACACCTACAGCCACGCGGCGCTGAAAAAGATCGGCAGGAGGATAAAGTTCTCTTTCTATACCCCGTCCAGGTTCCTGAAGATGCTGAAGAGGTGTTTTGAGATAAGGTTTTTTACTTTTAGAGAAATAGCGTCATTATTACTTGTCTTGCCGCTGGTGTTAAAGAATGTCATAGCCAGAGAACTGCAAAAGGGCAGGTTCCTGGATTCCTTAAGGCGCACATTCATACATAACGCGAAATAA
- a CDS encoding phosphoenolpyruvate carboxykinase (GTP): MATPLQKWVEEQARLTKPDKIYWCDGSEEEARRLIEIGIKEEKVGGHPVFRELDQKKWPNAYLHYSHPTDVARTEHLTFVCHPGKEIAGPNNNWMDPKEAKRILSGLSDGCMRGKTMYVLPYMMGHPESPYAKACVQLTDLSYVAASMRIMTRMSKTVIDKIGNRDDFVKGLHSVGDFNPQKRFIMHFPDEHLVWSIGSGYGGNALLGKKCFSLRLASWLGFQEGWLAEHMVIIGIEDPKGNITYVTAAMPSACGKTNLAMLESVLPGYKIWTLGDDIAWLNVGADGRLYAINPETGLFGVAPSTSMKTNPNMVRTLKARKFYPTLFTNVALKRDTNEPWWEGADEPMSSDMLDWQGRPWDQSSGTKAAHPNARFTVSVYNSPALSKEFDNPKGVPISAILLGSRRTHLIPLVVEAFNWQHGVFMGARTGSETTAAAIHKEGVLRRDPMAMLPFCGYNMGDYFKHWLNIGKRLTDPPRIYSVNWFRTDDNGEFIWPGFGDNIRLLEWIIDRVNNRVDAKETPLGFIPRLNDLNLGGLKIPRAKLEKLFRIDASEWKEELKDVGAFFNKFSGHMPEEIWREYKTLVDRFTTK; encoded by the coding sequence TTGGCTACACCGCTTCAAAAATGGGTAGAGGAACAGGCGAGGCTGACCAAACCGGACAAGATCTACTGGTGCGACGGTTCGGAAGAGGAGGCGCGCCGGCTCATCGAGATAGGCATAAAAGAAGAGAAGGTCGGAGGCCACCCTGTATTCCGGGAGCTTGATCAGAAAAAATGGCCCAACGCGTATCTGCACTACAGCCATCCGACTGATGTCGCGCGCACGGAACATCTGACCTTTGTCTGTCATCCCGGCAAAGAGATCGCCGGGCCCAATAATAACTGGATGGATCCCAAAGAGGCAAAAAGGATCCTCTCCGGATTATCAGACGGCTGTATGAGGGGCAAGACGATGTACGTGCTTCCTTATATGATGGGCCATCCTGAGTCGCCATACGCGAAGGCCTGCGTTCAACTTACAGATTTATCTTATGTCGCGGCGAGCATGCGCATAATGACGCGCATGAGCAAAACAGTCATAGACAAGATCGGAAACCGCGATGATTTCGTGAAGGGGCTGCATTCCGTCGGGGATTTTAATCCCCAGAAACGTTTTATTATGCATTTCCCGGATGAGCACCTGGTCTGGAGCATCGGTTCCGGCTACGGCGGCAATGCCCTGCTGGGCAAGAAATGCTTTTCCTTGCGGCTTGCCTCCTGGCTGGGGTTCCAGGAGGGCTGGCTTGCCGAACATATGGTGATCATCGGCATCGAAGACCCGAAAGGGAACATAACTTATGTCACGGCGGCAATGCCTTCAGCCTGCGGCAAGACAAACCTGGCGATGCTTGAATCGGTTTTGCCGGGATATAAGATCTGGACGCTGGGCGATGATATCGCCTGGCTCAACGTCGGCGCCGACGGCCGGCTCTACGCGATTAATCCGGAAACAGGGCTTTTCGGGGTAGCGCCCAGCACGTCAATGAAGACCAACCCGAATATGGTGCGCACGCTCAAGGCCAGGAAATTCTACCCGACGTTATTTACCAATGTCGCCTTAAAGCGGGATACCAATGAGCCGTGGTGGGAAGGCGCGGATGAACCGATGTCTTCCGATATGCTGGATTGGCAAGGCAGGCCCTGGGATCAATCCAGCGGTACGAAAGCGGCGCACCCTAACGCGCGCTTTACGGTCTCGGTCTACAATTCTCCGGCCTTATCCAAAGAGTTTGACAACCCCAAAGGCGTGCCTATTTCAGCGATCCTTTTAGGCAGCAGGAGGACGCATTTAATACCGCTTGTAGTTGAAGCGTTCAATTGGCAGCACGGCGTGTTTATGGGCGCCAGGACAGGTTCTGAGACTACTGCCGCGGCCATACACAAGGAAGGCGTATTAAGGCGCGACCCGATGGCGATGCTGCCGTTTTGCGGCTACAATATGGGCGATTACTTTAAACACTGGCTTAATATAGGTAAGCGCCTTACAGATCCGCCCAGGATATATTCGGTCAACTGGTTCAGGACAGATGACAACGGAGAATTCATCTGGCCCGGATTCGGAGATAATATCCGTCTGCTGGAATGGATAATAGACAGGGTGAATAACCGCGTTGACGCGAAAGAGACGCCCCTGGGGTTCATTCCGCGTCTTAATGACCTGAATTTAGGCGGCCTGAAGATCCCGCGGGCAAAACTTGAGAAGCTTTTCCGGATCGATGCTTCCGAATGGAAAGAAGAACTTAAGGATGTAGGCGCCTTTTTTAATAAGTTCTCCGGCCATATGCCCGAGGAGATATGGCGGGAATATAAAACGCTGGTCGATAGATTCACAACCAAATAA
- a CDS encoding DUF3568 family protein encodes MIRKLVLLLISAGLSLNLCGCAVLVAGTAGGAGTAYWLTGRLSEQAGASMDEAAAAVKSAMRSLGLEVVKQAIKQDVVQFIGRYRDAKTVWVDLHRISDTVTRVEVRVGALKRDKAAAAEILSEIRANIKGRGGRL; translated from the coding sequence ATGATTAGAAAATTAGTTTTATTGCTTATTTCGGCAGGATTGTCGTTGAATTTGTGCGGCTGCGCTGTCCTGGTAGCCGGCACTGCCGGCGGGGCAGGCACGGCATATTGGCTTACAGGCAGGTTGTCGGAACAGGCAGGCGCGTCAATGGATGAGGCCGCGGCGGCTGTGAAGTCGGCGATGAGGTCTCTTGGGCTTGAAGTGGTCAAGCAGGCCATAAAACAGGACGTTGTGCAGTTTATCGGCAGATACCGCGACGCAAAGACGGTATGGGTGGACCTTCACAGGATCTCGGATACCGTGACCAGGGTGGAAGTGCGCGTGGGGGCGCTCAAGAGAGATAAGGCGGCAGCCGCGGAGATATTAAGCGAGATCAGGGCGAATATCAAAGGCAGAGGGGGCAGGTTATGA
- a CDS encoding MarC family protein — translation MIKNIMLSFIPVFVAVDAIGVLPLFISFTQGITKKERWLIILQSMLTAICLAVFFIFLGKTIFKFLGITMSDFMIAGGTILFCIAIIDIVNPQKKRRIPNGEMAAVPLGTPLIVGPAVLTTSLIIIGEYGLIPTLVSVTVNVLLAGLIFASSDVLIRAIGNSGAKALSKVMSLLLAAIAVMMVRKGVFQIILSLT, via the coding sequence ATGATCAAAAATATCATGTTATCTTTTATACCGGTATTCGTCGCTGTTGACGCCATAGGCGTCTTACCCCTTTTTATCTCATTTACCCAGGGGATTACGAAAAAGGAGAGGTGGCTGATCATACTTCAGTCGATGTTGACGGCCATATGCCTGGCGGTATTTTTTATCTTTCTCGGCAAGACCATTTTCAAGTTCCTGGGTATCACCATGAGCGACTTTATGATAGCCGGCGGCACTATACTTTTTTGCATAGCCATAATAGATATTGTCAATCCGCAGAAGAAGCGCCGCATACCTAACGGAGAAATGGCGGCCGTTCCCCTGGGCACGCCTTTGATCGTGGGGCCGGCGGTCCTGACAACCTCATTGATCATCATCGGAGAATACGGCCTCATACCTACTCTTGTATCCGTGACGGTCAACGTCTTGCTGGCAGGGCTTATATTCGCTTCTTCGGATGTTTTAATAAGGGCCATAGGCAATTCCGGGGCAAAGGCGCTTTCCAAGGTAATGAGTTTACTTCTGGCCGCCATAGCGGTTATGATGGTTAGAAAAGGTGTATTTCAAATAATACTATCCTTGACATAG
- a CDS encoding response regulator — MLKHKKILIVDDEEEAVWFFAKFLKKRGYEVVTAHTGQDGIALAQKFIPHLAIIDLGLPDMDGSDVAVKIMEAPLLKETKIMFITGTLTDEEGGKIDLIGNRYVLTKPCEVDKILEVVERLIGAGQE; from the coding sequence ATGCTTAAGCACAAGAAGATCCTTATTGTGGATGATGAAGAGGAGGCGGTATGGTTTTTTGCCAAATTCCTCAAGAAGAGGGGCTATGAGGTTGTTACCGCCCATACAGGACAGGACGGGATCGCGCTGGCGCAGAAGTTTATACCGCATTTAGCCATTATTGATTTGGGGCTGCCTGATATGGACGGCTCCGATGTCGCCGTAAAGATCATGGAGGCCCCGCTGCTTAAAGAGACCAAGATCATGTTCATCACAGGCACGCTTACGGATGAAGAAGGGGGGAAGATCGATCTCATAGGCAACAGATATGTGTTAACCAAGCCTTGTGAAGTGGATAAGATATTGGAGGTAGTTGAACGGCTCATAGGGGCCGGGCAGGAATAG
- a CDS encoding zinc metalloprotease HtpX: protein MWYFKLRMYLLLIALFGILYMFATMIGVGMGISNFYFYLALSIGFMFLQYMIGPKIVEWSMRVKYVERSEYPRLHQMVEGLAQRAGIPKPKIGVARIPIPNAFAFGRGRGDGRVCVTEGIMNLLDENELRAVMGHELSHLKNRDVLTITLLSVIPMILYRVAWHFMFFGGGGRRDRGGANTALIGMAAFFFYFLTNLLVLYASRIREYFADRGSVSLGNSPHSLASALYKLVYGSARMNREALRSAEGLKAFFVNDPSRAMREIRELSQLDLDKSGTIDSRELESLRVRQVRLGFGDKLMEALSTHPNMLKRIQQLSTY from the coding sequence ATGTGGTATTTTAAATTAAGGATGTATCTTTTACTTATAGCGTTGTTCGGGATCCTGTATATGTTCGCCACTATGATCGGCGTAGGTATGGGCATCAGCAACTTTTATTTCTACCTGGCGCTTTCCATCGGCTTTATGTTCCTGCAGTATATGATCGGGCCGAAGATCGTGGAGTGGTCAATGCGCGTTAAGTATGTTGAGAGAAGCGAGTATCCGCGGCTGCATCAGATGGTGGAAGGCCTGGCGCAAAGGGCGGGTATCCCCAAGCCAAAGATCGGCGTTGCCCGGATACCCATACCCAACGCCTTTGCCTTCGGCAGGGGCAGAGGCGACGGAAGGGTCTGCGTGACAGAGGGTATTATGAACCTGCTTGATGAAAATGAGTTGAGGGCGGTGATGGGCCACGAATTAAGCCATCTTAAGAACCGCGACGTCCTCACCATAACCCTGCTTTCGGTGATCCCCATGATCCTTTACCGCGTTGCCTGGCATTTTATGTTCTTTGGGGGAGGCGGCAGGAGGGACAGGGGCGGGGCGAACACGGCGTTGATAGGAATGGCCGCGTTTTTCTTCTATTTCCTGACCAACCTTCTGGTCTTGTATGCCTCGCGCATCAGGGAGTATTTTGCCGACAGGGGCTCGGTATCTTTGGGCAACAGCCCTCATTCGCTCGCGTCGGCGCTTTACAAACTGGTATACGGCTCAGCCAGGATGAACAGGGAGGCGTTGAGGAGCGCGGAGGGGCTGAAGGCATTCTTCGTTAATGACCCCTCGCGGGCGATGAGGGAGATCAGGGAATTAAGCCAGCTGGATCTGGATAAAAGCGGCACTATCGACAGCCGCGAATTGGAGTCATTGCGCGTAAGGCAGGTAAGATTAGGTTTCGGCGATAAATTGATGGAGGCCTTAAGCACCCATCCCAATATGCTTAAGAGGATACAGCAGCTGTCAACATATTAG
- the trxA gene encoding thioredoxin, whose product MALVHLNDGNFNDTVLNSEVPFLVDFWAEWCGPCKMISPVIDEVAKEYKGKLKVGKVNVDEASNTASSYGVMSIPTLIFFKGGKALTQIVGAVGKQQLEKKIKEIIV is encoded by the coding sequence ATGGCGTTAGTACATTTAAATGACGGCAATTTTAATGACACAGTCCTTAATTCAGAAGTGCCTTTTCTGGTGGATTTCTGGGCGGAGTGGTGCGGCCCCTGTAAGATGATCTCTCCTGTCATAGATGAAGTGGCAAAGGAGTACAAGGGCAAGCTTAAGGTAGGCAAGGTCAACGTAGACGAGGCCTCCAATACCGCGTCATCTTACGGCGTTATGTCCATACCCACGCTTATATTTTTTAAGGGCGGCAAGGCGCTGACTCAGATCGTAGGGGCGGTAGGCAAGCAGCAGCTGGAAAAGAAGATCAAAGAGATAATCGTGTGA
- a CDS encoding AAA family ATPase, producing the protein MKKVFISATKQNDGKTTVSLGLIANLQKRFKNVGFIKPIGQRYLEEDGAQIDEDSILIEEVCGIKGVLKDMSPVAVERGFTERYIASPDRQAISRRVKEAFKRIAKGKNLVVIEGTGHAGVGSVFDHSNSAVAKLLGSKVIIISSGGVGRPIDEILLNKALFERDRVKVIGVIINKILPQKFHRISKTVRQGLSRKGIDVLGIVPYDPMLSEPTMSQILEETGFKLFSGGDNLGNHISNILVGAMEPAEAVEYVKDKSLIITPGDREDLISAVLKSKAGGVSGIVLTGEKSVSSNMADVLKQSGIPVLLAPQDTYSVVSTIHDLTVKIRPQDTNKINRAIEVIKQYVDFEKILERM; encoded by the coding sequence GTGAAGAAGGTCTTCATATCAGCCACAAAGCAGAACGACGGCAAGACCACCGTTTCTCTCGGGTTGATCGCCAATCTTCAGAAACGCTTCAAGAACGTGGGGTTTATAAAACCTATCGGGCAGAGATACCTCGAGGAAGACGGGGCGCAGATAGATGAGGACTCCATACTCATAGAGGAGGTCTGCGGCATAAAGGGCGTCTTGAAGGATATGAGCCCGGTTGCCGTTGAGCGCGGGTTCACCGAAAGATATATCGCCTCGCCTGATCGTCAGGCCATCAGCCGCCGCGTAAAAGAGGCGTTCAAGCGGATAGCAAAAGGCAAGAACCTCGTGGTGATCGAGGGCACCGGACACGCGGGCGTCGGCTCTGTCTTTGACCACTCTAATTCCGCGGTAGCCAAACTCCTCGGTTCAAAGGTTATCATAATTTCTTCAGGCGGGGTAGGCAGGCCCATTGATGAGATCCTGCTTAACAAGGCCCTGTTTGAAAGGGACCGCGTAAAGGTCATAGGCGTCATAATCAATAAGATCCTGCCCCAGAAATTCCACAGGATAAGCAAGACCGTCAGGCAGGGCCTTAGCAGGAAGGGCATAGACGTTTTAGGGATAGTGCCGTATGATCCGATGTTGTCGGAGCCGACAATGTCCCAGATACTGGAGGAGACGGGGTTCAAACTTTTTTCCGGAGGGGATAATCTGGGCAATCATATTTCCAACATACTCGTCGGGGCAATGGAGCCGGCTGAGGCAGTGGAGTACGTAAAAGATAAAAGCCTGATAATCACTCCCGGAGACCGCGAAGACCTGATCTCCGCGGTGCTCAAGTCAAAGGCGGGCGGGGTATCCGGCATAGTGCTTACGGGTGAGAAGTCCGTATCTTCAAATATGGCTGATGTCCTGAAGCAGAGCGGGATACCGGTGCTGCTGGCCCCTCAGGATACGTATTCGGTCGTATCCACGATACATGATCTGACAGTAAAGATAAGGCCGCAGGATACGAACAAGATAAACAGGGCGATAGAGGTCATTAAGCAATACGTGGATTTCGAAAAGATATTGGAAAGGATGTAG
- a CDS encoding phosphate acyltransferase gives MDIVANLRDKAKRRMRRIILPEPDDRRVVEAEKIIREEKIADVTLLSKGLMDKKLMGRFTEEFFELRQSRGITLDEAKQTVSDPLYYCAMMVRDGMADGFVAGAAYTTPSVARAAIYCLGLDRRLDTVSSSFIMVVPDCAYGDNGVFVFADCGIVPDPSPRQLANIAVSTAELAKRVLDITPRVAMLSYSTKGSAEGRFVNEVKEATALVKEIEPGLLVEGELQVDAAIIPEVSQIKYQDSAIGGRANVLIFPDLESGNIAYKLVQRLAKARAIGPLLQGLNKPASDLSRGCEVDDIVDCVAVTSLRAK, from the coding sequence ATGGACATAGTGGCAAATTTAAGAGATAAGGCAAAGAGGAGGATGAGGAGGATAATCCTTCCGGAGCCTGATGACCGGCGGGTCGTAGAGGCGGAGAAGATCATCCGTGAAGAGAAGATCGCCGACGTTACCCTGCTAAGCAAGGGCTTGATGGATAAAAAACTCATGGGCCGTTTTACGGAGGAATTTTTTGAATTGAGGCAGTCCAGGGGCATTACCCTGGATGAGGCAAAACAGACGGTTTCCGACCCGCTTTATTATTGCGCGATGATGGTAAGAGACGGCATGGCTGACGGGTTTGTCGCCGGCGCCGCTTACACCACCCCCAGCGTTGCCAGGGCCGCGATATATTGTCTGGGCCTGGATAGAAGGCTGGATACTGTATCAAGCAGTTTTATTATGGTAGTGCCTGACTGCGCTTACGGCGATAATGGTGTTTTCGTGTTCGCCGATTGCGGTATAGTCCCCGACCCCAGCCCGCGGCAGTTGGCCAATATCGCCGTATCCACCGCTGAATTGGCCAAGAGGGTGCTTGATATAACTCCGCGGGTGGCAATGTTGAGTTATTCTACCAAGGGCTCTGCCGAAGGCAGGTTTGTGAATGAGGTAAAAGAGGCGACTGCCCTGGTCAAGGAAATAGAGCCGGGCCTGCTGGTAGAGGGAGAGCTGCAGGTTGACGCCGCCATCATACCGGAGGTTTCTCAGATCAAATATCAGGATTCCGCGATAGGAGGCAGGGCAAACGTGCTGATATTCCCGGATCTGGAGTCCGGTAACATTGCCTATAAGCTGGTCCAGCGCCTCGCCAAGGCGCGGGCAATAGGCCCTCTGTTACAGGGCTTGAATAAGCCCGCGAGCGACCTCTCGCGCGGCTGCGAAGTAGATGATATAGTTGACTGCGTGGCAGTGACGTCGTTGAGGGCAAAGTAG